The DNA region tcaactagacaagggggagaaaatacaacaaaagacaacaaaaggctcgtgtatcgagataaggacagggagattactcagcaattaccatcacgggcaaaacagactcaacttggggaaattaatttaatttattgccaaacaaaatcagagtaggataatgaaaaacaagaacaaatctAGAAACACCTTTCCCCTACCCGTCCCTTTTTCCTGGACTCAGCTTCACTTTtgacttctctacctcctctgccCAAGTGGTACAGGAGGATGGAGAATGGGGTTTGCTGTCAGTTTATTATGCATTGTCTCtgtcgctccttcctcctcaccctgctctagcatggggtcctacccacaggaggcagtccttcattaacttctccagcatgggtccttcccatgggctgcagtccttcaggaacgaACTGCTCGAGCACacgtcccctgtggggtcacaagtcttgccagaagacttgctccagtgtgggctcctctccttCAGGCATACCCACCTGATGTgacatggggtcctccatgggctgcaggtagatatctgctccaccatggtcctccttgggctgcagggggacaacctgcctcaccatggtctttacCACGGGCTGTACAGGCACCAcctctctgctccggtgcctggagcatctcctcctcctccttcttcactgatttTGGTGTCTCtatagttgtttctctcacatattctcacttctctctcccggttgctgttgcacagcagttgttaccccttcttaaatacgttaccacagaggcactaccactgttgctgactagctcagccttggccagcagcgagtCTGCCTTgaagctggctggaactggctctgttggacatgggggcagcttctggcatcttctcacagaagccacccttgcaggccccctgccaccaaaaccttgccacataagcCCAATACTCTCTGCTGGGGACTACAGAGTAAACCCCTGGAGGTTACCATGGGGGGAGGCAAAGGCCACCATGGGCCAGGCCAAGCCTACAACTCCTTGGATgtcagggtgctgctgcagccaggagggATGGCTTTGCATCCACCCAAACTCCCCTGGTGCTCTCAGCTGCCAGCCAGagtgccccagcccagccctctgcCAGCCACACCACTTCCCCCTGGGGAACACACCTGGTCAGGCCCTCCCCAAAACCTCAGCACCAGCCTCATTGGCTACCAGGGCTGCCCCATGACACTGGCTCCACCAGAGCTGCACAGGCGGATCAGCCCCGCGGAGAAGTGTGCAGTCACGGCTCCTGTGGCCACTTCTTCTTCCTGCTACACTTGCTCCTGCACACTTGCCACTGGCACCATGCAGCACCCTCAcctcctgctcttccttctcctcctcgtccCTGGGACGTGGGCAGATCCAGAGGGTAAGTGAGAGCCCTGGCTCAACCCTACCTGCTCCCATCCCTGCACTATGGGACCCCACAGAGGTGGCAGGGGGTGGGCACAGGCAGGCCACTGTCCCCCTCACCAAggggccaccccccaccccacagcacccaaaggtgccccatccctgcctACCTGCTCAGGGTTCCCTGCCCCACAccaccctgcccagcccagcaccaCTGGTGTTGGGGCTCAGATGCCTGAGCAGCCAAGAGGCAAGGAGTTCCTAAGCCAGGCCTGGGGTCCTGGGCTGCCCTCAAAGacaccttcctcctgcaggaAGCCTGCGGGCAGCAGGGGTTCTCAGCCCCTCATGGCACAACAGCCTTGCACTGGGCTCCAACCTCTTGAGGATGTCCTGGGCACTCCCCTCAGCCTGCAGGATCATTTCTCTTGCAGTTGAAGGGCCCGAGATCCTCTGCATTCTCCTCTGTGAAACAACACTTGAAGGTTCCTCCTGCAGCTATAAGCCTTCATCTGCATCCCCAGCCTGTATTTCCCATTCCAGGGGCAGATGCCCACCACGCCCTTGCCAGGGGGGGCACTCACTGCTCCAAAACAGGCTTCACTCTGCCCTGCTTACTACCAGAGCCCCATTCAGCGCTGCAGCATCAAACTCGGTCTCCTGTCTCCTGTTAGGATTTGATCTCGAGCACTGTCCGAGAGCCCCTAAACTGTGATGAAGTCCTCCTCcctctcagccccacacagcccgCCCAGCCCCTGCACTATGTGCAGGTCTCCAGTGGATCTGGGACTTGTCACAGTTGTTCCTTGCTGGGGGAAGCATTGCCCCAAGCCAGCACTGAGGTCCCTCTGCCATTCCCTCCACATGGCTAAGTGACAGCTCCCAGAAGGTCACATTGGGGTGGTGGATGGCTAAAAAAAGGGAATTAGAGGAGAAGCAGGGAGAGGCTCAGACTGGCCATGGAAGAAAACTGCAAACTGAGTGAAAGCAGGGGATTTTCCCCACCCTGCCCAGCTGCCCCATCTcaccctgcctgtccctggggaCACTGCAAGCCACCCTTCCTCCCAGGGCCGCCCACCAGCACTGGAGCTGGCAGCCCCATGACCTCCTCTTTCATCCTCATGCACCCCAATGCCACTtcttctcccacctctccccacaGGCTCTTGTAAACTCCACCTTTTCCAAACCTTCATCTTCCACAATGCCAGCTTTGTCGACATTTCAGCCTGGGCCACCCTGCAGGACATCGTCTTTGCTGCCTTGCAGAAATACACCCAGAACATCCTCTACCTCCACCCATGGGTCTACCCAGCCCTGCCTGTAGCAGAGTGGGAAAATCTGAAAAACCTATTCAGGATCTACATGCACAACTTCGTTCTGTCTCTAGCTGGTGATGCCGAGCTGTACCAGACACCCTGTGAGTAccaggtgctcagcacctccttTCCCAAGGCAGAGAGCTGTGAGAAGGAGCTCAGAGCCACCACCAGCTTTCCCAGACTGGGGCTGGCAGGAGAGAAGGGAATGGGCCTCATCTTGCACCAGCAAGACCCCCAAACCACTCTGTCCTCTGTGGTGGTCACATGGAGCCATCCTGGTCCCCAGCACAAACCTTGGCCGCATTTAGCTCCACTTACGCCCTGACACCAGCCCCCCCTATTGCTCTACAGGCACCACAAATCCCACTAGAGAAGTCATCTGAGAAAGTGGAATAGAAAGTCAAAGGGGCCTCTCTGCTCATGTCTGTGGGACAGGACACAGGGAGCAAGGACCTAGCCCCACACACTGGTGCAGCACTGGTGACCCAAGGGCAGGGTGCCAAGCAGTTTCCACTGTCCTACTCGCACACACCCCATGTCCCTTCACTCCCCCAAAGCAGTGCTTCCTGCTTTGCCATGGCTCCCACCCTGCTCTTGGCAGGGGCAGCTCAAGGACAATGAGCTACAGGGCTCAGGACAGGTTTCTCACCTGCAGAGTTTCCACCTGGCATAAAGCAGAGCACTGACATgggagaatagaatagaatagaatagaatagaatagaatagaatagaatagaatagaatagaatagaatagaatagaatagttggaagggacctacaacaatcatctagtccaactgcctgaccacttcagggttgaccaaaagttaaagcatattattaagggcattgcccaaatgcctcttaaacactgacaggcttggggtatCAACCACCTCTGTAAAGAACaatttcctaatgtcaagtctgaacctaccctgatgcagctttgaaccattcccgtggatcctatcactggatcccagggagaagagatcagcactttcctctccacttcccctccccagaaagctgtagagagcaatgaggttgcccctcagcttccttttgtccaaactagacaaacccagagtcctcagcttctcctcataggacatgccttccagccctttcaccagctttgttgccctcctctggacacattcaagtacCTTCACATCcttaaactgtggggcccagaactgcacacagtactccaggtgaagccgcaccaatgctgaatacagtgggaCAATTCCCTctcttgaccagctggttatactgtgtttgaggcatcccaggatgcagtttgcctTTTTGGCTGCCGGGGCATACTGCTGGCTCgtattgagcctgctgtcgaccagcaccccagatacctttctgcagagctgctttccagccactcctctgtcaatttatacttgtgtccagtgttactccatcccaggtgcagaatctggcatttgttcttgttaaatttcatgccattgatgGTTGCCAAATGCTCCAATATATCCAGATCCTTCTtacaaggcctcttgtccctcaagagagtcaacagcacctcctagtttggtatcatcagcaaacttgctaatggtgcattcaactccttcatccagatcattgatcaAAATATTGAACAGCACTGGCCCTaggattgagccctgaggaaaACCACTCGTGACCAgatgccagccagatgtagccccattcactacaaccctttgagccctgccattcagccagttcttcacccagtgcacagTGAATGCACTCACCCCACAAGTTGGACAACTTGGCCAGAAAGATGCTGTGAAGGACAGTATCAAAAGcgttactaaaatccagaaaaattacatcc from Accipiter gentilis chromosome 23, bAccGen1.1, whole genome shotgun sequence includes:
- the LOC126049787 gene encoding antigen-presenting glycoprotein CD1d-like isoform X1; its protein translation is MGGGKGHHGPGQAYNSLDVRVLLQPGGMALHPPKLPWCSQLPARVPQPSPLPATPLPPGEHTWSGPPQNLSTSLIGYQGCPMTLAPPELHRRISPAEKCAVTAPVATSSSCYTCSCTLATGTMQHPHLLLFLLLLVPGTWADPEGSCKLHLFQTFIFHNASFVDISAWATLQDIVFAALQKYTQNILYLHPWVYPALPVAEWENLKNLFRIYMHNFVLSLAGDAELYQTPYPFVFQCATGCDLYPNGSYTKFYHLAYNAHNFLSFDVDNSHWERREESALAAQVEKQFNNFTGFSVTLQHLLNVTCVDHMKKFIEYGKASLERQEPPVATVFSRMPKPDQLLLVCRVTGFYPRPISVAWLQDGQEVPPGPALNTSAILPNADLTYQLRSILAVAPHDGHSYTCRVHHRSLGTRSLLIPWGSSKVALGGGITIAVLLTVAAALAGAIWCYRRRS